GAGTTATTGGAAAAAGAAAATAATGATTTGAATACTCAGATTAGTGATTTATCAAATTCTATAAGAGAGTTAAAAAAAACAAATTATGAATTAAATCATCAACATGAAGATTCTGAACAAAATATGATTTCAGATTTTGAATTGACTACACTAATCGAATCCATATTTAAGGATTTTCACTATGAATTTCCCGAAATAATCAATTTTGATAATATTAGAACATATACCTATGATACTTCAAAATTTTCGAAAGAAGAAAAACAATTTTATAATGATTATGTCGGTTGTTATTTACCGGAAATCTTTCTAACAAAAGAATATATATCTTCTCATTTATCAGAATTCACAATAAACTTTATAGAAAATGATATCGTATTTTGGGGATATAGAAGATCAAAAAATGGTATACATTATGATATTGAAAATAAAAAGTTTTATACATATACCACTTTTTCAAGCAAACAAATAGAAAATTTTTCAGAATACAAATCTTTTCAAACCAATGGAAGTGAAAAGTATATAAGATTAACCGATTTCAACCTTATTAAAGAAGTTATAGATGAAAAAAAACAGAAAATGAATAGAGAGCCTTTAAGCAAGTTAGAAGAAAATAAGGTATGCGAACTTTTACTCCAATTTTATTCATTACTTCAACAAAATAAATTTAATAAAATATTAAATAACTATTTTAGCTCAGTAGATAAAAATTATATTTCACACTTTGAATGGGATAGATATAATAATATGTTTTATATAAATTATGGATATCTATATGATCATGTTGATCCATTTGATATTTACATAAATACATTCTTTAATGACAATATTGATAATTATGATGAAGATATTATTTTTGTTGAATTAAAATATTCAGATCCAACTAAATATGTAAGTTTTGCAATAAAAGAAATTGATGGAAAATATAAAATAATAAAATATAATTTATAATATAAGCATATAACAAAGGTTCGTAGCCGACAGCGGGTCGAGCCCGCTGCGGTACAACCAGTTGTTAGGTTGATGGCGCACTGCGCCACTTATGTTTTTTTAGAAAAAGTAGATGGAGAAAAAAAGTGGAACTTTGGGATTTATATGATAGTAAGCGAAATCCTTTACATAAAACTCATGAACGAGGGCAGCCTTTTGCCGAGGGAGAGTTTTATGTTTGTACAGAAATCTGGGTAAAGAATTCCGAGGGCAAATTTTTAATAACAAAAAGACACCCCGATAAAAAAAGCGGTAATCTTTGGGAATTTTCCGGTGGCGGGACACTTGCCGGCGAAACAACAAAACAATCTGCAGTTAGAGAACTGGAAGAAGAAACCGGCATTAAAATTGATGAATCAGAATTAGAACTTTTTGCAACTTATCAAAAGAAAAACTATTTTCTGGATTTATTTCTAGTATGTAAAGATATTGACCTTAAAGATATCCGCCTCCAGGCAGAAGAAACAGTAGATGCCAAATGGTGCAGCCCGGCAGAAATTCAGCAGATGATAGATAATGGGGAATTCGTCTATTCAGTTAGTCTCCGATTTGAATTGTATAAAGATATAGTCTGTTAGGTTTATCTGTACGAAAGTTACTTTTTTCTTGTTAAATCAGTCTTAATATGGTAACATATAAAGACTGGAGGTTTTTATGATTACAAATGTTCAGGAATGCATTAAACCGATTTCTTATATAAAAACAAATGCCGCTGACATGATGAATTTTGTAAATGACAAAAAAGAACCGTTAATCATTACACAAAATGGTGAATCACGGGCAGTATTAATTGATGTTGAATCTTATCAGGAAATGAAAGATGCATTCAATTTGTTAAAAATCATTCAATTCTCTGAAATGGATGTACAAGCTGGAAGAACAAAACCTGCAAAAGAAGTTTTTTCAAATTTAAGAAGGAAGTACAATCTTGGAAGATGAAAAAATTGAAGAAATTATAATTTCAGAATTTGCCGAAGCAGATTTGGATGAAATTGCTGCTTATCATTATTCTCGAAGTCCAAATTACGTTGAAAGAATAATTTCAGAATTTGAAGAAAATGTAGAGTCTCTCCAGAACCATCCTAAAAGCGGAAGAATCGTTCCCGAATTGGAACGACAGGGAATAACAAAATATAGAGAATTGATTCAAGAATATTATAGAATCGTTTATGAAATCTCAGGTAATACAATAATAGTTCACACAATAATCGATGGCCGAAGAAATTTTGAAGAAATAATAATTTCAAAATTATCTCGATATTATGGTAACAAAACCTAACAAAGGTTCGTAGCCGACAGCGGGTCGAGCCCGCTGCGGTACAACCAGTTGTTATAGCGACAGGCTCACTGGCCTGCCTGGTTTTAAAATTTTTATAGCGAAGCAAGGTAGCGGTTGTATCCAGGATCGCAGGCTGGCAGGAAAAAATAGTAATCGTAAAACTGAACACTAGAAACTAAATCTGTTTTATTGTTAGAATATGCTATAACAAAGGTTCGTAGCCGACAGCGGATCAAGCCCGCTGCGGTACAACCAGTTGTTATACGGACACCCGCACTGGGGTGCAAGAAAGAAAAGTACGCGACTTTCGTTGCTTCAGAAAAGGAAAAAAAGGATATATATGATTTACACTTTTCTTTATGGAATAGATGCTATTTTCAGAATTAATAAACACTTTGTATTTCATACTACTGTTTATTTCTTTACATTTATTATTTCTATTTTAGGTTGGATTTTTTTAAGGAAAAATAAATCTTTATTAAAAAGCTGTTTAGGGTTTATTTTCTTACCGGCTTTCCCATTATTTAATACATTATATAATTTTGAATCGGATCTTCATCATTTCCATATAAAGAATTTCATTATATTTGGTTGTATTTTTCTTATAGTATTTATTGCAAGTTTAACTTTCATTGTATTAAAAACAAAGAATAATAATGTAAATAAAAGTGTGACACAATTTGTTTTCATTGTATTATCTGGCTTAATGATTTTTTCACACAGTTGCATAGAATTAATTCCAAATTTTGAAAACTATTTAAATGCACCATTCTTTTATTTTTCAATAATACTTATAATATATTATTACCTAAGAATTTTAATCATCAGACTTTATAATAGTAATAATGTAATATCACAAAAATTGAATACAATTTCTAATATCATATTTTGGGTTTATATAATTATATATGATTTTGCATGTTTTGGAATGGCTGCTGCTAGTATATAAAAAACTTTTATATACAACGATTAAAGCATTTATTATGTGTCCTCCTTTAAATGGCACTTAAAATGGAGAAACAAATGGAATTCTTAATTGAGTTACTTCCTATTATAACAATAGTTTGGTTTGTGTATTCTATAATACAATTTTGCAAGACAAATAAAGAAAATATTTATAAAAGAAAATCTTTGAAGAAACAAATTATAGTATCTGGAATAATTAATGTTGCATGGATTATAATTATTGTAGTATTTTTATATTTAATAACGGTAGTATATCGTTAAATATAAATCGTATAACAAAGGTTCGTAGCCGACAGGCAGTCAAGCTGCCTGCGGTACAACCAGTTGTTATACGCACAGCCCACTGGGCTGGTAATTTAGAAAAATGACAGAAAAAATTGTAAATGAAATATGTAATAGTTTTTTCCACACGCTTCCAACTAAAATCATAAGAAATACTGTTGGTTTAGCAGGCTATGTTTATACAGTCCAGATTTGTGACGATAAATATGTAATAAAAATTTCTGATGATAAAAATATAATTTCCGGAGCTACCTATTGGTTGGATAAAATAAAACATCTGGATATTCCAACTCCAAAAGTAATTGCAGAAAACACTTCTACATCTCCATATTATTTTATAATGACTTTTATATCCGGAAAAGATCTAGGTATTGTTTATTCATCACTTTCAAAAGATGAAAAGAAAAATATCGCAAAAAGGCTTATCTATTATCAGCAGGAAATTAAGAAACTTCCTATGGCAAGAGGATTTGGTTCACTTAATTCTTATGAAGATTCTGACAATCTATTCAATACCTGGGAAGACTTTATATTAAGCGAAATCAAAAGAGCCGAAGACGGCATAAGAAAAAATAATATTTTTGCCACAGAATATGTTTCGAAAGTTCGAGATTTAATTCCTGATTTTAGAGAATATTTTTTAACTATAAAACCTCAACCGTTTTTGGATGATGTAACAACAAAAAACGCGCTTATACATGAAGGAAAGCTTTCTGGAATAATTGACCTTGATTGGATTACTTTTGGAGATCAGATTTATTTCCTTAGCCTCACGACAATGGCTCTATTAAGTATGAAGGCTAATTTGGATTATATAGATTATTTGAAAGATGAAATGAATCTGAATAAAAATCAGGAAAAAGTTGCAGAACTATATGTTCTTATTTTCTGCATTATTTTCATGTCAGAGAAAGGAGCGTGTTTTAATAAAAATACACCAATTCCTGTTACTAACCAAGAAAAAAATCATCTAATAAAAATATTTGATGATTATCATGAAAAAATAAAGCACTAATTAATACTAAATATTACTTGACAGTTAAGAAATACCTTAAGATAATATGTTCGTAATATTTTACGAAGTTAGGAGGTA
The Treponema bryantii DNA segment above includes these coding regions:
- a CDS encoding NUDIX hydrolase; amino-acid sequence: MELWDLYDSKRNPLHKTHERGQPFAEGEFYVCTEIWVKNSEGKFLITKRHPDKKSGNLWEFSGGGTLAGETTKQSAVRELEEETGIKIDESELELFATYQKKNYFLDLFLVCKDIDLKDIRLQAEETVDAKWCSPAEIQQMIDNGEFVYSVSLRFELYKDIVC
- a CDS encoding type II toxin-antitoxin system Phd/YefM family antitoxin produces the protein MITNVQECIKPISYIKTNAADMMNFVNDKKEPLIITQNGESRAVLIDVESYQEMKDAFNLLKIIQFSEMDVQAGRTKPAKEVFSNLRRKYNLGR
- a CDS encoding type II toxin-antitoxin system RelE/ParE family toxin, which codes for MEDEKIEEIIISEFAEADLDEIAAYHYSRSPNYVERIISEFEENVESLQNHPKSGRIVPELERQGITKYRELIQEYYRIVYEISGNTIIVHTIIDGRRNFEEIIISKLSRYYGNKT
- a CDS encoding phosphotransferase, producing MTEKIVNEICNSFFHTLPTKIIRNTVGLAGYVYTVQICDDKYVIKISDDKNIISGATYWLDKIKHLDIPTPKVIAENTSTSPYYFIMTFISGKDLGIVYSSLSKDEKKNIAKRLIYYQQEIKKLPMARGFGSLNSYEDSDNLFNTWEDFILSEIKRAEDGIRKNNIFATEYVSKVRDLIPDFREYFLTIKPQPFLDDVTTKNALIHEGKLSGIIDLDWITFGDQIYFLSLTTMALLSMKANLDYIDYLKDEMNLNKNQEKVAELYVLIFCIIFMSEKGACFNKNTPIPVTNQEKNHLIKIFDDYHEKIKH